tagctacattcttcagtcactcattcgtctggcattactggaccaaccccccccccccaacgtggctgggaaaatgtggagaaaagcaaatgtcattttccagtcaaccaaagaatttgtggatgaaaatgacacaacattccaaagctgtccacgcgtttgtctcttctagaatgtcaagtgggtggaggagaagcagctgctgcgtcagagcaatcagcagttggccgaaaaggtgacggaaagaaaggcgctgggcggagtcgcttggcgtcacacccgtccggaagccccgcagatgaggtctgactgtcttttcaggtcaggcggatggaggcggaagaagcgcgtctgaaagaccacatccaggatatccgagaccaaaacgaactgcttgagttccgcatcctggagctggaggtgggaagactcgcacaagcgtgttgaggccagagatgtgacggacggacggacggacggacggacggacggacggacggacggatgcatgcctctgcctttcaggagagggagtggcgctcccccgtcttgaagtttctgcaagtccgtttcccagacggcctcagccctttgcagatctactgcgaggccgacggcgtgagcgtacgtaaggcgtccctcgcaaccctaaccttaacctgaggtcccagaacaccttacattgctccttgcgcctttccccaggacatcgtcatcagtgatctgatgaagaagctggacatcctgggcgataacgccgtaagtgtatgtcgaactccttatgttcgcactccacgagactcggcggatcaaatgtgacttttggaaggctttgcgctgaaagaaccttgttgacgctgtgcctttgggctcttgcagaatctcaccaacgaggagcaggtggtcgtgattcacgccaggacccttcccaccctagccgagaaggtaacgcgcacgtccacgcacgctctcgcattctgcttatgtgacagcagcctttcctcagtggttagaatacatcaaagtgaccaagtcagcacttcaacagaagatgttggacattgaaagtgagaaggtagacagacacgcgacatcagccaaggggaactcggggcaatgtgccccaacaattctgaccttgagctgtgctaggatatgttctgcaaccagaagggctacctggatgaagagttggacttcaggaagcgttccatggaccaggctcataaggtaagccgccctcaaatctcccgccggactactgatggacgaggattgcggcccagaggatcatggagctggaggccatgttgtacgaggcgctaccgcagcgggactgccccgccacggacggcgaaaaagccagccacgctggcgtgaatgacgtgctgacggcggatcagagacaagagcttaggagcgccgtgga
This is a stretch of genomic DNA from Syngnathus scovelli strain Florida unplaced genomic scaffold, RoL_Ssco_1.2 HiC_scaffold_24, whole genome shotgun sequence. It encodes these proteins:
- the LOC137839902 gene encoding janus kinase and microtubule-interacting protein 3-like isoform X2 is translated as MRDSQSDTVFLFYFYFNLLSLFWPLFWSHVLVWRHLLDTFGISALPIYSCEQSIFYHLHHLFPPCYMTVEMGHYQSRVADLESALKQQGQNVKWVEEKQLLRQSNQQLAEKVRRMEAEEARLKDHIQDIRDQNELLEFRILELEEREWRSPVLKFLQVRFPDGLSPLQIYCEADGVSDIVISDLMKKLDILGDNANLTNEEQVVVIHARTLPTLAEKWLEYIKVTKSALQQKMLDIESEKDMFCNQKGYLDEELDFRKRSMDQAHKVSRPQISRRTTDGRGLRPRGSWSWRPCCTRRYRSGTAPPRTAKKPATLA
- the LOC137839902 gene encoding janus kinase and microtubule-interacting protein 3-like isoform X1 yields the protein MRDSQSDTVFLFYFYFNLLSLFWPLFWSHVLVWRHLLDTFGISALPIYSCEQSIFYHLHHLFPPCYMTVEMGHYQSRVADLESALKQQGQNVKWVEEKQLLRQSNQQLAEKVRRMEAEEARLKDHIQDIRDQNELLEFRILELEEREWRSPVLKFLQVRFPDGLSPLQIYCEADGVSDIVISDLMKKLDILGDNAVSNLTNEEQVVVIHARTLPTLAEKWLEYIKVTKSALQQKMLDIESEKDMFCNQKGYLDEELDFRKRSMDQAHKVSRPQISRRTTDGRGLRPRGSWSWRPCCTRRYRSGTAPPRTAKKPATLA